A portion of the Cryptomeria japonica chromosome 5, Sugi_1.0, whole genome shotgun sequence genome contains these proteins:
- the LOC131062725 gene encoding uncharacterized protein LOC131062725 yields the protein MYPSTQHSRVLPRPRAVVRPTIDDIEITDIEGSDQDMVTDYAAYPGAQRRYLSWFVRTYPGPIFPPDHPTGHPGPWRHGDRDEDQGSRSEEPEEGEGHEEAGGPDPPIGDQPSAEEEEEVEEDDTDRDDDEEDEGDEEEEESDAAPHHSGDDTIVLDPPVIPQKGEHEAIRRPVPIAHRSFERGEPSSSQSQMLPYHDPYWREGDPANVQEWRSLIQQAVTDISTTAQIPSSS from the exons atgtacccatctacacaacactcacgagtccttcctagacccagagcagtagtgagaccgacgatagacgatatcgagatcacagatatagaggggtccgaccaggatatggtcactgattatgccgcatatcccggggcacagcgcaggtatctttcctggtttgtgaggacatacccggggcctatctttccaccagatcacccgacaggccatccaggtccatggaggcatggagaccgagatgaggatcagggatccagatcggaggagccagaggagggagagggtcatgaggaggcaggaggtcctgatccacctataggagatcagcctagtgctgaggaggaggaggaagtagaggaggatgacacagatagagatgatgacgaggaggacgagggtgacgaggaggaggaggagtcagatgcagcacCTCACCATTCGGGAGATGATACCATAgtcttagatcctcccgttattccccaaaagggggaacacgaggcgatacggagacctgtacctaTCGCGCACAGAtcgttcgagcgtggggagcctagtagttcccagtcacagatgctaccatatcacgatccctactggcgtgagggagatccag ctaatgtgcaggagtggcgttccttgatccagcaagcagtgacagatatctccacaacggcgcagatccctagttcctcctag